In one Grus americana isolate bGruAme1 chromosome 1, bGruAme1.mat, whole genome shotgun sequence genomic region, the following are encoded:
- the LOC129196073 gene encoding urotensin-2 receptor-like: MSCDPSPISTRPGEDPEGGSFLEESSGRGDGSSVLGEDSPVTGLLGAVLLVMCLTGMMGNIYTVVVASGRVAGRSAGSLAVYVINLALADLLYLSTIPFVVCTYFAHDWFFGDMGCRLLLSLDLLTMHASIFLLTTMSLERYWAVARPLRARRASNAYRKMASAVLWLLSLLLTAPMMAMTQLREGGGPHKRICVPTWTLAAFRLYLTVLFATSVLAPGVVLGVVYVRLARVYRSSVGGSGLPAVGRAPARRLFSRISTIVVAYWACFLPFWAWQLARLYWGEGLGIGPTTQAYLNFSVTCLAYGNSCVNPFLYTLLAGSHRRRPSCSEMRMAQPPAPSREATGGPMGGHGIPLAFRESVGESEG, translated from the coding sequence ATGTCTTGTGATCCTTCCCCCATCAGCACAAGGCCTGGAGAGGATCCCGAGGGTGGCAGCTTCTTGGAGGAAAGCAGTGGCAGGGGTGACGGCAGTAGTGTCCTGGGAGAGGACAGTCCGGTCACTGGGCTGCTGGGTGCAGTGCTGCTGGTCATGTGCCTCACTGGGATGATGGGGAACATCTACACGGTGGTGGTGGCCTCTGGCAGGGTGGCAGGCCGCTCAGCGGGGTCCTTGGCGGTCTATGTGATCAATCTTGCTCTGGCTGACCTCCTGTACCTCTCCACCATCCCCTTTGTGGTCTGCACCTACTTCGCCCATGACTGGTTCTTCGGGGACATGGGCTGCAGGCTTTTGCTCAGCCTGGACCTCCTCACCATGCATGCCAGCATCTTCCTCTTGACCACCATGAGCCTGGAGAGGTACTGGGCGGTGGCCAGGCCGCTGCGGGCCAGGCGAGCCAGCAACGCTTACCGCAAGATGGCCAGCGCTGTCCTCTGGCTCCTCTCACTCCTGCTTACGGCCCCCATGATGGCAATGACCCAGCTGCGGGAGGGGGGCGGCCCCCACAAGCGCATCTGCGTCCCCACCTGGACGCTGGCGGCCTTCCGGCTCTACCTGACGGTGCTCTTCGCCACCAGCGTCCTGGCGCCTGGTGTGGTGCTTGGTGTTGTCTACGTCCGCCTGGCCCGGGTGTACCGGTCCTCCGTGGGGGGCTCAGGGCTACCAGCAGTTGGCCGGGCCCCTGCCCGGCGGCTCTTCTCCAGGATCTCCACCATCGTGGTGGCCTACTGGGCCTGCTTCCTCCCCTTCTGGGCCTGGCAGCTGGCCAGGCTGTACTGGGGCGAGGGGCTGGGCATCGGCCCCACCACCCAGGCCTACCTCAACTTCAGCGTCACCTGCCTGGCCTATGGCAACAGCTGTGTCAACCCCTTCCTCTACACTCTGCTTGCCGGCAGCCACCGCCGGCGCCCCAGCTGCAGTGAGATGCGGATGGCACAGCCCCCGGCACCCTCCCGGGAAGCCACAGGGGGCCCAATGGGAGGCCATGGCATCCCCCTGGCTTTCAGGGAGTCTGTGGGGGAAAGCGAGGGGTGA